Sequence from the Seriola aureovittata isolate HTS-2021-v1 ecotype China chromosome 6, ASM2101889v1, whole genome shotgun sequence genome:
tttgaaatgtagGAGATTTCTTGAACACTGACTTCTTGCATGCTTTATGTAACAacctgtttgcatttgtgtgtgtgtgtggctgctgggAACATGCAAGACAGTTTtgcaccacaaacacaaaatgcacttttaaatGGATTACAAGCTCTCATATGTGAATGTATATGTCCACTGAAAAGCTACCCAAGCAATCATTGTTTTAGAATTGAGTCATAATGTCTCGTCATAGATTTCTCTCCTATTGCAgcactgtgacattttgcaaCCAGCACTGAATCCGGTTGCTGATTATGGATCAATATGTCCATTTTGCAAGTGATTGCAGATGTTGCGTAATGACAATTCTACTGTCCTTGCTGGATCAGACCCAATAGGTTAACGACCTGCGTGGCATTTGTTGCGTCATTGCGACAGTTCAGCATTTTCCGACCTCAGACAGTTTTGGCTGCTTGTCTGTTGGTCAGTACTAGTGTCTGACAAAACAGCGTTAGGAAGCAATCAACTTAATGTTTGAGATAAACTAAGGATGTCGTTTCATAGACATATATAATGCCTGTGTTACTTCATTCTCCCCTTCTTTGAAGATTTGGTTGAGCATTAGATATTTGCGATGTTTGCTAAAGATGCCTGTGGTGTTGTAAGAGAAGGTATGAATTGTGGGGTTCAGTTGAAGCTTTTAGCAGTTAGGGCTGGCTGCATGGTGATCTTGGTCATCTTGAGGGAATATGAGGGACCTGTGCCAGGCCTCCAGTGAATTCCCTTCCTCCTTACGGAGCGTCCCTTTGCCCTCAGCCACAAATACCTTCCATTAAGGTTGATGTCCCCGCAGCCATTGAACCACCAACCACCTAGCAAAGGGTCAAGACAAGAGACATAAATTAAACACTTGGTCTTGGTCCTAAAAAAATCACCTTGTGAGATCCTTCAAACGATTGTTTGAGGGAAgtaaaaatggcagaaatacCTGCAGAGCATCTCATTATTTGGATTATTGCTGTGGTGGCAATACAGGTCAGTAGGAGACCCATCAGCTTGTAAAACTCTTTACCTGAGTAATTGCGAGCGCAGTTGGGGTTTTGATGGTTAttgttatttctgtcttttgtcgAGAATCTCATGCCGGTGCTGTTGGCCATGGCATCAGGCAGGTCACCAGAGTAATGGCTGACATGAAGGGTGTAGTCCTTGGAGGGACCTTCCAGTGAGAAACGGTACTCAGCCCAGTGCTTCTCCTCCTTCCAGTCCTCCAAGTCAATACGTAGGATGTAAGCTCCCTGCTGTGCAAGACTGTGAATCTTCTTTAAGCCCAGCCAGAAGTCCTCTGCATTACACAAATATCAGTTATTGTCTTGTTTGGACATTgcatacatgaaaaaaaaaaacccaaggtGTGTCTGTAATCTTGTTTCCCTTGGCCTGTGGTAACATGCTGCAGTCAGTGGTAGGGTGTAATTATTGGGTTGGTAGTTGTGAAAGAGCAGTGCAACTAAAATTCATGGCTGGAGGACTCATGGGAAAGTTGCCAAAACCTGCTGTGTACTCAGACGATAAAGGAAGGCACTTACTCAGTTAAGGGCTGATATGTAACAATCACTATTTCCTATGACCAGGCCTACAGGAAGTACTTGAAAATGTCCCCACTCACCAGAAAAAGTCTGCTCGTTAAGGTAGCATTCACTGTAAATGGTCTGTGACAGTGCTACAAATGCTTTTATtgagtaatacattttttttaatattaattactGTAGATCTGCCACAAAACACTCATTCTTGTTAGGCCCTTTTTGAAGTACGTATGGCACaattatgtatattttcttATACTCTTTTATTATCCATTTTTTACCTATTACAAGTAAGGAAAATGTATAAATCAAGTTGTAAATGGTTTTGGCAATTGGTAAAAATGGCATATTACTACTCACTTTCCAGATCTCCAAAGCCTTTCTCATATTTCTCCCACGTCTGGTCAAAATCCACTGAACTATCGATTCTGTGTTGGATGACAGTTGAACCTCCATCTACAGAGTGGATGAGAAATATATTTGAAGTCGAGTTACTTTTGCACAAGTTACACACAAGTCTCCACAAGGATTAGGAACCTTCCTTATCATTGATAATGTGAATGGGATATCCACCGTATTGTCTGCCCTTTTTGAAAACCTATTCCTGGTGCTATCTTGCTTGatagccttttgtttttttgttctttgccCATTGATTGGAGACTTGGAAACTTATAAATGTCAAtgcatttaaacaaaaaaatgtattttgatgtgCTCATTGAGAACTTAGATTGTTGAACCCACCTGAACCCATTTCGCAGTAAACATTGAATGGCTCTGATTGGTTTGGCTTGATAACATAAATTCCACTGTTCGCCTCTCCTTTGTTAAACAAGTCACTGCAGTCCAGTGGGAGGTCTGcaacacaaaaccaaaatatatgcatccacattttttattttaatttagtttgtaCACCAACATTTCGAACAACTGATAGTACAACTGATTAATACATAAATAGTTAAATCGTTTTACCATTTGTGTCCAGGCCTGTTGAGTTTCCTGTCAGATATTCAAACATATTAGGAGCTGCAGAGTCTGACTCCATTGGCTTATCGATTGTATCTTGAAAACTGTCATCGCTGAGCTGCAAAGGAATGCAAATGAATCTGCGGTGTTAAATTATGTTGTCAGCCGTAGAAAAAGCATAGAATCCATCCCCATATTCCTAAAGAAGAATTTATTCTCCAAAATAGCAGATGTTTTGCTATTAAAGGCAAAATGTGGTGAAATCTTTGTGAAAAGTTTTTTACCTTCTCCTCCAggtttttaatcttaattttcTGGTGGTCAAGTTGATCATGCTGTTCTTTTACAGCATTCAGCAGATTGGTTATCGTTTTCTCTTGAGCTTCAATCACTTCCTGAAAATGccataatgaaaacattgtttatCTATTCAACCTATAcatatgttgtattttaaaatgtttaaaggaaCAACTGCCGAGTGACATGAATTGAACAAAGTTATCATTACTATGATACGGGGCAGACAGATGTTACCACATAGGCTTATCTTGGGCCCAGTGCTTTTCTAGAGGAATGTGCAGTGATAATTTAGGTGGCATGTATGTTGATGTTATACAAGTAGGAAGAGTTCATTAGATGCATTTCTGTTGTTAACTCAAGTTGAGGGAAACTTttgatgcagtttttatgcGCTCACTTTTCACTTCTTTTGATGTGTGCATATCATCCACTAACTGATGCAAACTTAAAGAAGGAACTCTTTAAGTAACTTCAAGGAACTCTTCAGCAGGTACTGGCTGCTTACCTTGAGTGTTGTGATTTCACTAAGCTGGTCAGCAGGGACCATACTCTGTGACAGTCCTTTCAGCCTTTCCTCAAGGCTCCCCACCTTGCTCTGAAGCTGTGTACGCTCCTGCAGGATGTTGTTGATCTTAGAGTTGATTTCCAGCGACAAGTTCCTGATCTCCTCATTGTTGGCCTTCAAGAAACTGGTGGTCTTCTTcagttcctcctcttcttccttgaTCTCTGATGTGACCACTGAGAGCTGGTAAAAAGAGCGGTCGAAAATGTTCAGCTTTTGAAAGATGTCGTTGATTTGGGCCTTGGTCTTGTGGACGAACTCCCGTAAACTCTGGCCTAGCTGGAGGAGGCCGTTTGCAAGTAGGCGAACATCGTCCAGCATGGCAAAGCGAGACTTTGCCTCGGTAGGGTGTGGTTCTGTGGTCAAGGCCTGGGAAGGCACGGTGGGTTGCACTTCTCTACCTGAGGTTTCCAAAGGGAGAGCAGCAATGGAACAagcaagcagcagcaacagacaaaacagcTTCATCATGAATTCCTTGTCCAGTCCTGGATTGTGGAATAGTAGTAATCTTCTGACACACTGTTTCACTGCTCTTGATATCCTCTACCTTGTGCTGTTCTCAacactcttttctctccctcggCCTCTAACCTAGACTTACTTGCTGTTAAAATGATTTGAGAGCAGCAGGCTGCTCTGTGTTATATACTGCACTCTCAgtagaggagggggggaggatTAGTTGATCATTAAACCCTACTATGTTTTAGCTCTTTACCCCACCTCCTCCCAAATCCCCCTCAAGCCCTCCCTCTCCTGAACAAACAAATCACAGCAGCGAGCAAATGACATATACATCCCCCCCTTCTCTACTACCCATTTAAGCCCAATCCCCTCTCCATACCACACCCTACCCTATGTTGTTCTCCATCTGTGGTGCAGAGCTTTAGCTGATCAGCAGAAAGCCAACAATGGCCATCACAGATTTTTGATGGATCGTCTGCCTGATCAATCTCAAACCTTATAACCCTGCACACACTTTGCTCTGATTGATAATGCTGTGTGTAATTAATGCTCTTGGGTTTGATTTAGCATCCTGCTGAATCAGCCTAGCACCaagcttgctctctctctctctctctctctctcactccttcttctctctttgtgtggGGAGGGGAGTGGGCCTGTCATCCGTACCAGGGTTGAGCTTCTGGGCTTGAATGATGTTAGAGAGGTTGTACAGTGTGTACTCATCATCTTGGTTTTATTGCTCAGCCtcatcgtttttttttgttgggttttttttttttttttttcaggtttattATGCCTTGTGTGCCACCAGAAATTAAATAGGGAATCTACCatcaccaagcactttattaggagcACTGTACTAATACTGAGAaggcctccctttgctctcaaaacagcctcagttctttgtggcattgattccacaagatgttggaaacatttcttTGAAATTCTGGTGACATTCATGTTGACACGATTGCATCACACAacttctgcagatttgtcacaTGCACATTTCATGGTGCAactctcctgttctaccacatcccaaatcacaggagatcagcagtttcagaaacactcacacCAGCCCATCTGGCACCAAAAATCATTCCATGGTCAAACTCACTaagatcacattttttccccaGTCAGATGTTTGTTGTGagcattaactgaagctcctgtaTCTGTGGGATTTTATGTATTgtgctgctgccacatgattggctgatgggATAACTGCATGAATAAGTATCTGTGCTGGTGTTCCTAATTAAGTGCCCAGTGATTAGCTTGCAGCTTTTAAAGGATCAGTCCTGTGTACAGAGtcctgttgtaaaaaaaaacagtctttatGAAAAATTCTTAGTAAGTTGTTTCAAGCAGACTTGCAGTGTTGGTGAGATCTTCCCACCttcaggaagagagagggggggtaCTAATCAGTGAAATGACTTGGTGTTGtatttaattgaaatataaatatttattcttttgGCAGTCCTTGCTTTTTGGTTACCAACCTCTAAAAATACGACATATAGCTGAAATGTGTCCTGGTCTTTAATAATGAATTGCTGTGACATGGAGTCATTGCAATTTTTTGAAAGTCAGTTCTTGTTCATACGAGCATGGATA
This genomic interval carries:
- the angptl3 gene encoding angiopoietin-related protein 3 encodes the protein MMKLFCLLLLLACSIAALPLETSGREVQPTVPSQALTTEPHPTEAKSRFAMLDDVRLLANGLLQLGQSLREFVHKTKAQINDIFQKLNIFDRSFYQLSVVTSEIKEEEEELKKTTSFLKANNEEIRNLSLEINSKINNILQERTQLQSKVGSLEERLKGLSQSMVPADQLSEITTLKEVIEAQEKTITNLLNAVKEQHDQLDHQKIKIKNLEEKLSDDSFQDTIDKPMESDSAAPNMFEYLTGNSTGLDTNDLPLDCSDLFNKGEANSGIYVIKPNQSEPFNVYCEMGSDGGSTVIQHRIDSSVDFDQTWEKYEKGFGDLEKDFWLGLKKIHSLAQQGAYILRIDLEDWKEEKHWAEYRFSLEGPSKDYTLHVSHYSGDLPDAMANSTGMRFSTKDRNNNNHQNPNCARNYSGGWWFNGCGDINLNGRYLWLRAKGRSVRRKGIHWRPGTGPSYSLKMTKITMQPALTAKSFN